The Mytilus edulis chromosome 4, xbMytEdul2.2, whole genome shotgun sequence nucleotide sequence ttttgtaactcgcaactcgactttcttaactcgcagctcgactttcttaactcgcaactcgactttcttaactcgcaactcgacttgtgtaactcgcaactcgactttcgtaactcgcaactcgacttttgtaactcgcaactcgactttcgtaactcgcaactcgactttcgtaactcgcaactcgactttcgtaactcgcaactcgactttcctaactctcaactcgactttcctaactcgaaCTCGaatttcttaactcgcaactcgactttcataactcgcaactcgactttcttaactcgcaactcgactttcttaactcgcaactcgactttcgtaactcgcaacttgCAACTCGACGATAAGAAACCCTCAGTCACATAAGTCCCGCTCGACTTCACACTATACAGATTTTATAAGTCCCACTGACCTTGACTGCTAGTTAAAGTTACACACACTACATGTCTGAACTACTCTATTTAGAATTCAGAACTATGTTACAAATTAAACAAACGTTAGTGGTTGTTCATCTGCTGAcatattacacaataaaactgaatcaaatgtttctttttgttcAATTATCAGGAAAGTACATGCATATTCCGGAAAGTGGACCGGAAAAGTTTTGTTTGTTATATCGAACTGGTTTACTAATTTCTTCAGTCCTATTGCTCAAGGttgaaatttttaattgaattcagTAGAAAAGTATTTGCATGCTGAAATCTTCTCCCGGTCTTACATAAACATAATTAGAGGATAAACCTATGTATTacagataaaatgtttaaaacaccaAGCATCAGAAGTGCAAGACTAATAAAGGTAATTTTAAAGATCCGTATTCAGAAATTATAGCAAAAACATAGAAGTCTTTTATCTGTTTGCCGTGTCAACAGGTTGGATagtctttgaaaatgaaaggcgaaatgccgaaatcgatgggtcactgtgaaaacagTCTGATtatgagaaaataaaggttggcaggtaggttaaacttacataaatgaagagataaatgaaaaatgaacagattgatgcccattcatataattccaaggccgccagtcggcaccagaagcgacgaagcagcgcatctattttggatgGGCAagtatccactttttgatatgggatgagctctgacgtcccacggccccagcttgtctggcaaaacagccgttggacgtcagagtaatctctgACTACAGGTTGGAAAGATCCACAGATAAAATTGGGATCAGCATTTATGTGTATATCTACCCAggatctcctgtagttggtgatcgcaatactggtataaaaattttgtaccagtattgtattccagtattgtacaagtattgtgttttttttttaaataaacaatacatatattAGGTTATTCATCTTGTATTAAAGGtgtcacatacatgtatacatgtatatgcatgatGAAAGTAACATATGATATGACATGAATGATTGTATGTTTTACTTCAGATGATGCCAATGATGATACACTGCGATTGTCATCAAAGAAAGTGTTAAATCttctgatgttttttttcttaacatgCTTAAGGGAACTGTACATACTGTCTCAGCATTTTAACAAACTCTTTACTTTCTGCTATGTTTTCTTTCTTAGACTAATAGTATGTTTTAGGGAATTTTATATTGGCATGgctgttaggcagcaaccatttgattttctggggggggctatgggttttttttctgtgcaaactttttttttcgccttcggcgaagaacaatctatttttttagcgacaaaccgaagacaatttttttctttcaattttagcattacatatagtggcagctgagggtgaaacaaacaattttttttactcagggtccaaaacaaattatttttttcaccaaaacctggaaacaaacttttttttccaaaaaaaaaccatagccccaccccagaaaatcaaatggttgctgccttacagcTTCTGTATCATCAGCATTGGAATTGTCtgcttttatcatttgtttattttattttatctaaattgacttaaataaaatatagaaatatgataaaattattagCAATTGTTTGATtaatatatacaatgatataagTTAATTACAATaatcttttgtttatttgtacaagcaaggatttgtatagtattattatacaaatccttggtacaAGTATAGTAATTATTTTTAACTGGttgttaattaattaattaagttCACAATTATCATCTATATAATCTTAAAAGTTTATTTAATGTCCATTTGATCTTTAATATCTagatttgcttaaaattcattgcgaaattctttaattttactttccgatgtattgatgatgttttatcattgaacaacccatacttcagcaaatacttacatctcatatatcccagtgaacttgaaattaaggatactactgatactcgaaggactgcttcataccttgatcttttcctcaatattgacgtagatggacgacttcacacgaaaatctatgataaacgggacgatttcaacttcccaattatcaatttcccatttctcagcagtaacataccctctgccccttcgtatggtgtttacatatcacaattgatacgttattcacgtgcttgttcacactatacggacttcatatacaggagtgtgctccttatgcagaaactgctccaacaaagttatgaggaggacagattaaaattgacactccgtaaattttatggacaccatcacgaattggtggatccatatgatgtctctttaaccaaactagctaaggacatttttaccacatggtagattgtggtttgtcattatgtcgtctaatcttttaattaccaactgtgacttattcccgattgtgactgttttgctgaatgtgaattcgcattactataagacgtgtttctgtacttgtttatcccaaattcatgtatttagtttacatgtttaatgttatatttgtaattctcatcggattttgtcaaatgtgttgacgtctttttattatatttaggtgttacggatagaaaaattaatcaccgcctttattaattatattaaattttgtacgattatttacgtttgaagttggattcataacaaactggacatatatatattacagttaattgctattaataagtattgcaatatgcattttgtttaaattaattatcagtatttagttctgatataatcttaaatcaatcctaattctatctcactttgatagtttttcatatgtgacgtcatgctgtttctaaatttcataaattcaaatgtggcataacgtttgtaccttttcgccatcttatgtgacgtcacatttttgtaattacgttgacgcctggactgattcggatgtgtctattctgtgttaaactttaatagcattatgtattcgggtttagttttctgtaattagttaatactttagtttcattatgtatatctctttcatattcatttgttaaaatttactgtttgcaatagcataaattgttctatataataaggatgttcttatcccgggcataaaaacaatgccgtatttggcaaaaccttttcaacttttgatcttcagtgctgtacaactttgtacctttttcactttcgatcttttatatctgggcgttatgtattcgggtttagttttctgtaattagttaatacttcagtttctttatgtatatctctttcatattcatttgataaaatttactgtttgcaatagcatgaattgttctatataataagaatgttcttatcccgggcataaaaacaatgccgtatttggcgaaaccttttcaactttttatctccagtgctgtacaactttgtacttttttcactttcgatctttgatatctgggcgtcacttgtaagtcctgtgtggacaaggcgcgtttttggcgtattgaattttaaacctgatgctttttgttatctattaatcatgtttttctttgtctaatatgttctcctatttatttgtaatgtagtcctgtaatattatgttgtcatttcaatgttatatttaactttgccattaaagtgcgaggtttggcatgccacaaaaccaggttcaacccaccacttttattcccctttaaaagtgtcctgtaccaagtcaggaagatggccattgttatattattgttcgtttctgtgtgtgttgcattttaacgttgagtcgtttgtgttttctcttatttttgagatattgagatcagacgtggcacggtacttgtctatcccaaattcatgtatttggttttcatgttatatttgttattctcgtggtgttttgtctgatgcttggtccgtttctgtgtgtgttacgtttcggtgttatgtcgttgttctcctcttatatttaatgcgtttccctcggttttagtttgttacccccattttgttttttgtccctggatttatgagttttgaacagcggtatactactgttgcctttattcacaTTATGCACCTTaaagcagtgttctccccaggccgttttagcacAGCGCTTTTCAGCGCTATTGCAATTCCCCGCTGTCCTAGTATTGCACTGACCGCGGCGCTATCCCACGCAAACGcgtcgctatattttttttcgtttttttcaatttttttcaaatttcccgcTTATTTTTCACTTCCGATCACGTGATCGACTGGTTTACAATTTTTGAAAGAATTATTTCCGTTGTATTAAAGTAACTCCGCGGGACCAgtctaataaattttacaaaatggcgtttttgaaagatcaaaataaacaaagatttcaacattgacatctattttttttaatttaaagaatatatagaGGCCGgcatatggaccataatttgctattgggctcgtttcctataacgatagaaaagtgataaaaatgtgtattactgtaagaaaagttgtaactacatctaaagatgcctttatttttatcaacatacaagtgtatgctactcttccctagaaaaaaaattgaaattaacaaatttcaaagattatacgacagtatttttgtgttgtttctcgcgttacttttcgcttccgaagtgcataacgctgactgatttatagataatcgtcaccggcaaattcgtaacatttgctttcaaataataaagaacatcgaccaataagaatagtcagaagaaaatgcagagaactataagtatttctgtagcaggtgtaagaacactagcgttactttggtttccaatttcgtaacgcaaattttagatgatgtaatctgctttgttgtaataaaattctttataacaatatgcaaatatgaactctcgcgagatgttcaaacaggtaaatcagagatgatttacattctagttttgttcttcgtaataattaagttagaaaatgatgTTATcattatgcgttacatttcaaacgattatttccttttttttattaaaattgtttttgtcgttaagttctcatcatttccggtcatacgtgaaacatgtgactaacatgtgatcacgcccttacggCCGGATGtatgaaatactaggtctaaacattgtttttgtttccaatgggatgttagcaaacataatctgtagacttgttttgtcttgtataaaaaaggaaaatacaattttcaaagagattgcacCGGGGGTCTATtgtttttcctatgtgcataatgttacatacgatcttgtgtgaaaataaatgcccaatgacttgacaaaatcgatttcagatttgacagacgTTATGACACACTTCGTTTCCtgataacgatgtaaagggtccttggaaaattcaatcgacattacgtctcttatcattgtgccgatgctcgttggattgattttgcttcagcagtaaatattactggatattttaggtgaataaagataacttaataaaaaatacatgttaatataccgttacacttggaatgtacaaagttggtatctttgtcacaatttttaattatttttttttattcatgttctgcaaacacttttcagaaacgcaataaacttgtcaaaggagaagtaaacttttaccatgcatgacttgaaaggaagtactttattgattttagcccactaaagtaggttaaaatgtggaaaccatgtagatggtctacaggtcacaaatatcacatggtgcctattttaaagattttaattccaagttaaaagtttttttctttactggatttaaagaattttacattgccaatgatttggaataaattgtatataactggaatttcaaaaccaaatataaatacatttttttggctaaaacatcaagatacaacgattatggtatcctgtatcaatgaagaaaatatggaaatttctgaataaattgtactaattgttttcaaaacaaacacatatttaggagttttataatactgttacatttaagatggattttaagaaaaagtatactgttcagactattttaagcagattttgcaataaaataaaactaaaaaaatgctttcggtttcttatggtttcctgtcgcgtttaaaactttaaaaaactttaattaaacattgaaaataaattttaaatattaacatgaagcaagtaacactagtaatggtgttcatttatgtcttttgaaatatattgtacaaaataaagaaaataaagattggtttcctgtttggtttcctgtcatgtaaacggtgaatcaaaatgtattatttttttcttgaaaaactcaattgttccattaatactattctaacaccaacacaacccacagaataaaagttaaagttttagaacttataaaaaaggatacaaaaagaaaccaaaggccgaataccaaattatggtccatatatgaatgaaatgagaTGAAATGAATTGACCGCATTTCCCGACGTCACTCACAAACTTGTTTTACGAATTTTGAACAAACGAGGATTTTAAAAACGATCAAACACACTTAAAGTGTAGACAACAATACAACTATAATACTGGTATATCAGTAATGTACCAGTATTCCAgtattgctgttttaaaaaaaaaagttacagtactggtacaaaatttttataccagtattgtggacaatactggtataccagtattgcgatcaccaactaTAGGAGATCCTCTACCCAGAATAGGTATTAATTTTCAGATTTCAGTAATACAAACTTTTACTTTCAAGACATTTGCTGACATGGCACAAAACAAACATTCtggtaaatttttatttttaatacagaatttttttatatagacaaaaTGATGGTTGAGTCAAATTTCCCCCCACTGTGGCGACTAACATCCTTCTGTCTTTCCTtcgtcctatttttttttttattcaaagctGATTCTTCAGACACAGtcttcttttttacatatctGGCTTCCAAATGAAGGGGTACTGGTCCGAAAATCCTgtgcttaaaaacatgaaatcctgaggtccagAATTTAAATCCAAACATCCTGAAATTCCAAAAAAGTATTCCCTGGATCACGAAAGGATCAATCCAGAAATCCGGAGCTTAAAAACACACAATCCAGATGTCCTGAATAATGTCCTTCCACCTAAGTATAGAAGTTAATCATATACTGAGCAAAGATatattgatttttgattatgtaacaaaacaacagaaacgcagacaaaatcacaatttgtgacaaaacttcaaatttgctactcaagaaagtgatttaaaaatcacttatttcaataagtcccctgactgatgatGCAAGGACCACGCTTTTAAAAAAGCAAATGCCACAAAGAGCACTAGAGATGTTCATAGGTATAAATATCTTAAAGCAGAATGTCAATGAACAGTATTTGTCAGTAATTATGTTAAAGACATCATTAGCCTGGATGAGAGGCAGAACCACAAAAAGTTATGGTCCTCTCGTAAAAAGCAAAAGAGAGGCAGAACCACAAATAGTTATGGTCCTCTcgtaaaaagcaaaaaaaaaaaattgtttgctttAAATAGGATTTATCTGGTCATGCTGGTATTACATGTATcttacaaatatgaaacacaaatatttagcagcaatttataataaacatatatatgtattaaaggTATGATGTATTTTTCTTAGTTGATGGTAAACCATGCTTCTCGAAGACACATTACGGGCAGAGGTGGAACACCAATAAACACTATTATTGTTTTTGTACCGCAACAAGAGGCCTGGGTGGTAGAAAGGTTTGGAAAATATGCAAGAATATTAGAACCAGTATGTATGACATTCactatctttttttcttgggacATGAGTCACATGATATCttaatcatttttatattgttcaCCTTTTTTATCAAGAATTTTAGAAAAAGTTAccaagggatattcaaactcagaAGTGGAACAAAAATCATTCAGTGCCATGGAAAGAAAAAATTACAAAACGACAATCAACAGTATACAAAGCattatatagaaaaataaaaattgagcGACACAATTCTTAAAAAAAGTGGGCATGATCTCAAATATCCtagaagggtaggcagatcctgctaaCATTTTAGCAAAGAAGTGATATAAATAAACCCCATTAAAACAGGTTGTACAACAAATAATTCATTTCAGGTCAGTATGTCAGTCATGTTTTATAGCATGTACATTGTATTACAGACCGAAATAAGGAAATTTGATACAGGAAAAAGCAATCTTGTAAATGCaactttaaatgtatatatacctATCATAAATCTAAATTTGTATTTGGaattaggaagatgtggtatgagtgccaatgagacaactctccatctagaAGGAAGATAGTAATAATAATGTATCTTCCATTAATTGACAAATATTTAAGTGTTAAGTGAAATATGAACAGATTTTCACTGACCATACATGTAATTATGCAGACCACTGCATAAGTTGATTACCATACTGGTTACAGAATATACTTAAAAGTATGACAATTAGTCAAGGTTATTgtgatttgtaaaaataaatatgaaaagtgGAAAATGGAGCAAAAAGTAAGATGTGACTTATTGTAGATTGTAGATTGCAATAAGTTTAGAATgtttaaggcatttttttttataaaggtttattttgtttacattttatgattattaagaataatttataatttttaggGAATCAACTTTTTGGCACCAATAGTTCACAAGGTGGCCTATGTTCAAAGTTTAAAGGAATTGGCAATAGATGTACCGCAGCAAGCTGCTATAACAATGGGTATGTATACAGGGTGTTTTGTGGAGTTATGGGCCCTAATTTAACATATCAAGTTTGATCAATTTTCAAagcattttgctgggttttttcTTTAACTCTTGAAGGAGCaaggtaaaaaaaaccaacaattttTGCAACTGTTACAATGATCACCATGAAAAGTTCTATCTTCCCTGAAAGTGTAATTATAATCAGACTTGTTGTTACAGAGTTATTACCCCTTAaatgtctgaaatatttttttaaaaggtgttaatttaaaaataattagcAGGACAAAAACATAACTAGTAAGTGCAAAGAAAGTTCCTCATAGCAGACTCCAGGTGAGTGATTTAGTGTTTAATGTGAGCAAATGAATAGGTTATCTAAGGTCTTTTCCATTCATAATTTCTAAAtaatgattttgacttttaaaacACAGTGAATTGCTACTATTTTTctgcaatatttaaattatttattttttctctcttttttgaCAGATAACGTTACACTGAATTTAGATGGTGTGTTATATCTTCGTGTCACAGACCCACACAAGGTAAGTACAACAACATATTTTTCTTGTGTTTAGCTGCTTTTAATCATAAGAATTACCAATgtattatttgatttgtttttacagTAAAAATCAGTCTAACATGAATTAAATCTTTAATACCAAtaattgtgaatatttttttttgtgtgattgtAGGCAAGTTATGGGGTAGAAGATGCAGAGTTTGCCATCACACAGCTAGCTCAGACAACAATGAGATCTGAGATAGGAAAAATAGCATTAGACACAGTATTTAGGGAGAGAGAGACACTCAATGTTAATATTGTGGGTTAGTATTACATAGATATAATATCTAGGGATCACAAAAACATGGATTGGCATAACATTAAATTTGTTTCATGACAAGCAAAAGagagaaattataaaaataagatgatgtggtattaTTTCCAATGAGACTAAATGGTGTAgtgaacaattataggtcaccatacagctttcaacaatgagtgtAACCCATACTGCAAAAATGAGCTATAAAAGCTCTGAAATGAAATATGTATAcgaattcaaacaagaaaactgtgATTCtgataaatgtacaaaacaataaaagtaatCAGTTATAATGTATTTTTATCTACCATCTTTATTTTTGTCAAACAGTAGGAAGATTTTAACCTATATAAAGTATTGTGTCACATTAaactgtataatttgtttttttcttacagAGGCACTAAACAAAGCAGCTGAAGCATGGGGTATCACATGTTTACGATATGAAATtagtaagtaaaatataattaagGTCAAGTAAAAATTTATGTACATTCAACATTTCTTTTCTGACAgttgtcattaaaataaaatagaaacaaataatttCTGGTAAAAAGATTATAATTGCATTAGATCTTAAGAACTTATACTTCAAATGGACAACAAAATGGTTCCTACACATGGATGCACATCAGATGGCCCCATATTTTTAATgaactaaatatttttaaatctttaCTTTTGTATGGAGTGTTTTTtagactgctgtttgtctttttctgttaTGAATTTGTGACTTAAGCTTAAAGATGATGTTTTACATAAACGTTTGgttgtgtttatatatatttattgaaataattttgaaaattgacaaaatagtgaatttataatttaacagGAGATATGAAATTACCGAAGAAAATTCAGGAAGCTATGCAAATGCAGGTTGAGGCAGAAAGAAAAAAGAGAGCTTATATTTTAGAATCAGAAGGTCAAAGAGAAGCTGACATCAATGTAGCAGAGGGTCAAAAGAAAGCAAAGATCCTTAACTCTGAGGCTTTCAAGTTGGAACAGATCAATAATGCTGAAGGTACAATGTATGCCACTAAAATTCAGATTGGTCAATTTTGTGACACTATAGGGGTACTGGTacttattagctcacctggcctaaaaggccatgtgagcttttctcatcacttggcggtcgtcgtcgtcgtcg carries:
- the LOC139519671 gene encoding stomatin-like protein stl-1; amino-acid sequence: MFKTPSIRSARLIKLMVNHASRRHITGRGGTPINTIIVFVPQQEAWVVERFGKYARILEPGINFLAPIVHKVAYVQSLKELAIDVPQQAAITMDNVTLNLDGVLYLRVTDPHKASYGVEDAEFAITQLAQTTMRSEIGKIALDTVFRERETLNVNIVEALNKAAEAWGITCLRYEIRDMKLPKKIQEAMQMQVEAERKKRAYILESEGQREADINVAEGQKKAKILNSEAFKLEQINNAEGEANAILAKAKAKADAINVVAQAITSKNGVNAVSYNVAEQYVSAFSNLAQKGNTVLLPANTGDVSSMVSQAMAIYTNLSEANKVKQTLSETEEVKEKQQIEPTNINVNPESWDTDTHTLFSSELDSPDKQN